Genomic segment of Truepera radiovictrix DSM 17093:
ACCGTGTTGCGCGCGCCCGACTGGCAGTGCGTGACCAAGGGGCGGTCTTTAGGCAGTTCGTCTAGGTGCCACATCACCCGCCCGCCGTGGATGCGGTGGGCGCCTGGCAGGTGCCCCGCGTCGAACTCGCTCTTGGTGCGGATGTCGAGGATAAAGGGGTTGTCAAGCTCGTCCAAGGCTTCGGGGGCGACCGACGTGACCGGCTGGCGCTCGAGGCGGCCGAAGTGGGTCACGAAACCGACGACGTTGTCGATCCCCACGTACGAGAGCCGGTCGCGCAGCGCGGCCGCCTGCGCCGCGTCCTCGGCGAGGAGCACGATGTCACGTTCGTCGCGTTCGGGGTCGATGACGTATGAGGCGTAGGTAACAAACGATTTGCTGATGGGGATGTGGAGCGCACCCTTGACGGCGTCTTTGTCGAACGCTTCTTTGGGTCGGGTGTCGATCAGGATGAGGGTGTCGCCGATGCCCGTGAGCGTGTCGGGGTCGAGCTCTTTGGGGGTGCCGCGCTCACCGAGCAGGGGCGGTCCGGCGCGGTTCATACGCTTCATCCGGCTGAAGTAGACGGGCGCGTCGGGTTGACCCTCTAGAAGCGCCCGCACGAAGGCCTCCTCGTCGCCTTTCTCGACAAAAGGCGCCCACCAGGAGACGAGCTTTTCATACCCGACGGTGCTCGAGGCGACCGCGCCGAGCGCCTTGCCGCAGGCCGAACCCGCCCCGTGGCCGGGCCACACCTGGACGAAGTCGGGGAGCGACCAGAACTCCTCGCGGAGGCTCCGGAAGAGCTCGCGAGCCATCGGTTCGCGGGTGTCTTTGCCGATGCCGGACTCGTCTAAGAGGTCGGGGCGGCCGAGGTCGCCGACGAAGACGAAGTCGCCGGTGAGAAAGAACCCGGGGGCGTCGGTCGCTGCGCCATCAGTCAGTAGAAACGACAGGTGCTCCGGGGTGTGGCCGGGGGTGTGGCGCGCCTCGAGCGTCAGGTTGCCCACGCCGATGGTGTCGCCGTGCTTGAGGCCCTCGTGCGGGAACCGGTACTGCCACTCCTCCCCACCCTCGTCCGAGAGGTAGAGGGTCGCGCCCGTCGCGGCGGCGAGCTCGCGGCTGCCGGAGAGGTAGTCGGCGTGGATGTGCGTCTCGGTCACCGCCCTAATCGTCATACCCTGAGCCTTGGCCTCGTCCAGGTAGACCTGGACGTCGCGGCGCGGGTCGACCACGATGGCTTCACCCGTCCTCTGGCAACCGATAAAGTAGCTTGCTTGGGCGAGATCCTCGTCGTAGATGCGCTTAAAGAGCATGGTGCCTCCTTCTTCCCTCTTTTATACCCCCAGGGGGTATAAGAGTGCAAGCTCGATATGACGTCCGCTTATAAACGTTATGCAGGGATTAGACTTCCTGCAAAAGTGCTGTTTTTTCAACTGAGCGCGTCTGCTCATACTCGCTCTACTCGGCGAAAGCCGGAGCCGGGCGTTCGCCCGCCTCCCACTTTCGCAGGAGGTCTATTGCATAACAAGATGACGCGCGCCCGCCCAGCAGCCGCTGGGCGGGCAGCATGGTCGGCGCCGGGGGGGACTTAGGCGCGGCCGCGCAGCATCCCGTGCCAGTAGAGGTTGGGCAGCCCGACCTTTTTGAGCAGGTACATGCTGTAGCGCTCCTTGCTCTGGTCGAAGGGGAAGCTCTCGGCGGGGTTTTTGTCGTAGTCGAATTCGGCCAGGATGAGGCTGCCGTAACCGGTCACCAGCGGGCACGAGGTGTAGCCGTCGTAGCTCGCGCCTAAGGGCTCCTTGGCGCGCAGCTTGAGGAGGTTTTCGGCGACGACGGGCGCCTGTTTGCGGATCGCCGCCCCCGTCTTCGAGGTCGGCAGGCTGCTGTTGTCGCCGAGCCCGAAGACGTTTTTGTACGTCGTGTGTTGCAGCGTGTGTTTGTCGACGTCGACCCACCCGTCGGCGTTCGCGAGCGGGCTCTTTTTGATCACGTCGGGGGCGCTCATCGGCGGGGTGACGTGGATCATGTCGTAGGGCATGGTGACCTCGCCCCCGGGGTAGGTGAACACCGCCTCTTTGCGCTCGGGGTGGAGCGCTTTAAGTTCGTGCTCCCAGCGGGGCTCGAGGCCTTTACGCGCGATGACCTTGTCGAGCTCGTCGGCGTACTTTTTCACCGCGAAGATGGTCTTTTTGGGAGAGCAGTAGAGCAGGCGCGAGCGCTCGCGCACCCCTTGGCGCCGGAAGGCGTCGTCGGCAAGGTACATGATCTTCTGCGGCGCGCCGCCACACTTGATCATCGTCGAGGGCTCCGTAAAGATGGCCGTGCCCCCCTTGAAGTTGCGGATGTTGTCCCAGGTCGACGTGACGGTGTTGTAGTCGTAGTTGCTGCAGACGCCGGTGCCGGGTTTGCCGACCGACTCTTTGAGCCCGGGGATCTTCTCCCAGTCGAGCTGCAACCCCGCGGCGACCACCAGAAAGTCGTAGCTGTAGGTCTTGCCCGCGCGCGTCGTGACGCGGTTGTTCTCGGGATCAAAGCTCTCGGCGGCGTCTTGCAGCCAGGTCGCGCCGGGGGGGATGAAGTCGGCCTCGTTGCGTTCAGACGCCTCTTTGGGGAAGACGCCCGCGCCCACGAGCGTCCAGAGCGGTTGGTAGTAGTGCTTGGTGTTGGGCTCTAAGATGGCGACCTCGGGGGGGTTGGGGTGGTTGCGCAGCCGCGCGGCGACGGTCAGGCCGGCGGAGCCTCCGCCGACGACGAGCACTTCGACGTGGTCTTTCATCGTCTCCTCCTCACAAGTAGCGACTCGGTGCGTGGTGGCTCGGGCGTGTGCGTCACGGGCGCGGCGCGGTGGGGACGCGCTCTAGTGAGCGGCCGAGGTGTTTGGCGAGCACCAGGAAAAAGGTGAGCGCGCGCCGCACCTCGAGGTCGCTAAGCAGCCTCAGCACCCCGAAGGGGGTGGGGAGCGGTTTCGTACGGCTCTCGGCGAGGGCGTGGGTGGTCGCGCCGCGCAGGTCGCCGAGCAGGGTGGTGCCGCTCGCCAGCAGCTCCTCGGGGCCGAAGCCGGCGGCGCGGGCGCTCTGCGCGTAGCCGTCGAGGGTGTCGACGGCGGCGGCGAGGAGGCCGGGGGCCTCGT
This window contains:
- a CDS encoding MBL fold metallo-hydrolase, which encodes MLFKRIYDEDLAQASYFIGCQRTGEAIVVDPRRDVQVYLDEAKAQGMTIRAVTETHIHADYLSGSRELAAATGATLYLSDEGGEEWQYRFPHEGLKHGDTIGVGNLTLEARHTPGHTPEHLSFLLTDGAATDAPGFFLTGDFVFVGDLGRPDLLDESGIGKDTREPMARELFRSLREEFWSLPDFVQVWPGHGAGSACGKALGAVASSTVGYEKLVSWWAPFVEKGDEEAFVRALLEGQPDAPVYFSRMKRMNRAGPPLLGERGTPKELDPDTLTGIGDTLILIDTRPKEAFDKDAVKGALHIPISKSFVTYASYVIDPERDERDIVLLAEDAAQAAALRDRLSYVGIDNVVGFVTHFGRLERQPVTSVAPEALDELDNPFILDIRTKSEFDAGHLPGAHRIHGGRVMWHLDELPKDRPLVTHCQSGARNTVVSSALRAAGFSNVVELEGSYAAWKKAQERRVSA
- a CDS encoding NAD(P)/FAD-dependent oxidoreductase; the protein is MKDHVEVLVVGGGSAGLTVAARLRNHPNPPEVAILEPNTKHYYQPLWTLVGAGVFPKEASERNEADFIPPGATWLQDAAESFDPENNRVTTRAGKTYSYDFLVVAAGLQLDWEKIPGLKESVGKPGTGVCSNYDYNTVTSTWDNIRNFKGGTAIFTEPSTMIKCGGAPQKIMYLADDAFRRQGVRERSRLLYCSPKKTIFAVKKYADELDKVIARKGLEPRWEHELKALHPERKEAVFTYPGGEVTMPYDMIHVTPPMSAPDVIKKSPLANADGWVDVDKHTLQHTTYKNVFGLGDNSSLPTSKTGAAIRKQAPVVAENLLKLRAKEPLGASYDGYTSCPLVTGYGSLILAEFDYDKNPAESFPFDQSKERYSMYLLKKVGLPNLYWHGMLRGRA